One genomic window of Cannabis sativa cultivar Pink pepper isolate KNU-18-1 chromosome 2, ASM2916894v1, whole genome shotgun sequence includes the following:
- the LOC115719266 gene encoding uncharacterized protein LOC115719266, with protein sequence MQAYHTFTRSHLVFPSFRVLCSSEQVSLSRRKTLEKLDEELTKGDDKAALSLVKALQGKPGGLRCFGAARQIPQRLYTLDELKLNGIEAASLLSPVDTTLGAIERNLQLAAVLGGVSAWNVFSFTPQQLFYISLGLLFLWTFDSVSFNGGVSSLILDTIGHTFSQKYHNRVIQHEAGHFLIAYLVGILPRGYTLSSLEALKKEGSLNVQAGTAFVDVEFLEEVNGGKLSATTLNRFSCIALAGVATEYLLYGCAEGGLDDINKLDSLLKGLGFTQKKVDSQVRWSVLNIILLLRRHERARSKLAEAMTAGKSVGSCIETIEDAIGSDDL encoded by the exons ATGCAGGCTTATCATACCTTCACCCGTTCTCATCTAGTGTTTCCCTCTTTCAGAGTCTTATGTTCATCGGAGCAGGTTAGCTTGTCAAGGCGAAAAACATTAGAGAAATTGGATGAAGAGCTGACCAAGGGGGATGACAAGGCAGCACTTTCATTGGTCAAAGCTTTGCAAGGCAAGCCTGGTGGACTGCGTTGTTTTGGTGCTGCTAGGCAG ATACCCCAAAGGCTTTACACTTTGGATGAGCTCAAGCTAAATGGAATAGAAGCTGCATCTCTTCTTTCTCCAGTGGATACTACTCTTGGTGCCATAGAAAGAAATCTTCAGCTTGCTGCTGTTCTGGGAGGTGTTTCTGCCTGGAATGTCTTTAGTTTTACCCCCCAGCAACTTTTCTATATTTCTCTAGGATTGTTGTTCCTGTGGACTTTTGACTCG GTATCTTTCAATGGAGGAGTCAGTAGCTTGATTCTTGATACAATTGGTCATACCTTTAGCCAGAAGTACCACAACAGGGTCATTCAG CATGAAGCTGGGCATTTTCTGATAGCCTACTTGGTTGGAATTCTACCTAGGGGATATACTTTATCTAGTTTGGAAGCATTGAAGAAGGAAGGCTCGCTCAATGTTCAAGCAGGGACTGCATTTGTGGATGTTGAGTTTCTTGAAGAA GTTAATGGAGGAAAATTATCAGCAACA ACTCTAAACCGATTCTCATGCATAGCGCTAGCTGGAGTGGCCACTGAATATCTTCTATATGGATGTGCTGAGGGAGGTCTTGATGATATAAACAAG TTGGATTCATTGCTCAAAGGGTTGGGATTTACACAAAAGAAAGTTGATTCCCAAGTCAGATGGTCTGTACTAAACATAATCCTACTTCTTCGTCGACATGAAAGGGCAAGATCCAAACTAGCAGAGGCCATGACAGCAGGAAAATCTGTAGGATCTTGCATTGAGACCATTGAAGATGCCATTGGAAGTGATGATCTCTAG
- the LOC115719267 gene encoding histone H2AX: MSSAAAGSTKGGRGKPKASKSVSRSQKAGLQFPVGRIARFLKVGKYAERVGAGAPVYLSAVLEYLAAEVLELAGNAARDNKKNRIVPRHIQLAVRNDEELSKLLGSVTIANGGVLPNIHQTLLPKKVGKGKGEIGSASQEF, encoded by the exons ATGAGTTCTGCTGCTGCCGGTTCAACTAAGGGCGGTAGAGGCAAGCCAAAGGCCTCAAAGTCCGTGTCGAGGTCGCAGAAGGCGGGGCTCCAGTTCCCGGTCGGTAGGATCGCTAGATTTTTGAAGGTTGGAAAGTATGCCGAACGTGTCGGCGCTGGAGCTCCGGTTTATCTTTCTGCTGTTCTCGAATACCTCGCAGCTGAG GTTTTGGAGCTTGCCGGTAACGCTGCGAGAGATAACAAGAAAAATCGCATTGTGCCGAGGCATATTCAATTAGCAGTGAGAAACGACGAGGAGTTGAGCAAACTTTTGGGTTCTGTTACTATTGCCAATGGTGGTGTTTTACCCAATATTCACCAAACCCTTTTGCCTAAGAAGGTTGGCAAAGGAAAGGGGGAGATTGGCTCTGCTTCCCAAGAGTTTTAG
- the LOC115719265 gene encoding probable protein S-acyltransferase 17, producing MAVQWLLVCHGLVTLLVVISFLCGQWPIFQGTPIQRIHYFITYGAYDYFLRFIGFVFGTKGTNAILSIEQFCCDRPNPILQVIYLAILWGTYYFIIKSSFSYIPGYYLGAVHRYTSLLAVGVGVLLFLLTSFSDPGTVTAENVSQYLSAYPYDNIIYSEKECSTCKIPKPARSKHCSICNRCVARFDHHCGWMNNCIGERNTRHFMAFLLWHFLICIYGSVALGFILAGQVKELKVVHILTVYYGIERNFRSLAPHVVQWLLGAYNTQILLMVFLAIVSLLLAGFFGYHANLCLTNTTTNETFKWQEYLSWQKKLNEAKASTEALKASISEMGSETKPAESKWKLLCRRSPLEDVEVVVKNNMYDRGFFHNLCEIIFPLSTRSSFVSQTKLKNS from the exons ATGGCCGTGCAGTGGCTTTTGGTGTGTCATGGACTGGTGACATTGTTAGTGGTGATCTCCTTCCTCTGCGGCCAGTGGCCCATCTTCCAGGGCACCCCAATTCAACGCATCCATTACTTTATAACCTATGGCGCTTATGATTACTTCTT GCGGTTTATAGGGTTTGTGTTTGGCACGAAGGGCACAAATGCTATACTTTCTATTGAGCAGTTCTGTTGTGATCGACCCAATCCGATTCTCCAG GTCATATATCTTGCAATACTTTGGGGGACCTATTACTTTATTATCAAGTCTTCCTTCAGCTACATCCCTGGGTATTATCTGGGTGCAGTTCATAG GTACACAAGCTTGTTGGCTGTTGGTGTAGGTGTTCTGCTATTTCTTTTGACTAGCTTTTCTGATCCAGGAACAGTAACTGCTGAAAATGTCTCTCAATATCTCTCTGCTTACCcctatgacaatattatttactcTGAGAAAGAGTGTTCGACATGCAAAATTCCAAA ACCTGCAAGGTCCAAGCACTGCAGCATATGCAATCGCTGTGTTGCTCGTTTTGATCATCATTGTGGATGGATG AATAATTGTATAGGCGAGAGAAACACCCGTCACTTCATGGCATTTCTTTTATG GCACTTTCTTATTTGCATATATGGATCAGTTGCCCTTGGATTTATTCTTGCTGGCCAAGTTAAAGAATTAAAAGTTGTACATATTTTAACTG TTTATTATggaatagagagaaattttagAAGTTTAGCTCCACATGTAGTACAG TGGTTGCTGGGTGCCTACAATACTCAAATTCTTCTCATGGTGTTTCTTGCCATTGTTTCATTACTGTTGGCAGGTTTCTTTGGCTACCATGCAAATCTTTGTCTCACAAATACCACAACTAATGAG ACCTTCAAATGGCAAGAGTATCTAAGCTGGCAGAAGAAACTGAATGAAGCAAAGGCAAGTACTGAAGCCCTTAAAGCGAGTATCAGTGAGATGGGTAGTGAAACCAAGCCTGCAGAAAGCAAATGGAAGTTGCTCTGTCGAAGGTCTCCGCTAGAAGATGTTGAGGTGGTTGTTAAGAATAACATGTATGACAGAGGGTTTTTCCATAATCTTTGTGAGATCATCTTTCCCCTTTCGACGAGATCATCATTCGTTTCCCAAACCAAATTGAAGAATAGCTAA